The genomic segment CGTAGTCGATGTCCGCCTCGGTGGTCCATCGGCCGATCGTCATGCGCAAGCTGCTGTGCGCCAACTCATCGCTGCGCCCCAGAGCACGCAACACATAGCTGGGCTCCAAGGATGCGGAAGTACAAGCCGAACCACTGGAGACTGCCAAGCCCTTGATACCCATGATCAAGGACTCGCCTTCCACATAGTTGAAGCTCATGTTCAAGTTATGGGGAACGCGCTTTTCTTTATGACCGTTGATAAAGACTTGCTCAATGCCTTCCAAGCCCGCCAACATGCGGTCATGCAGCGCCTTGATTCGCTTGTTTTCTTCATGCATCTCGGCCTTGGCAATGGCGTACGCCTCGCCCATACCCACGATCTGGTGGGTAGGCAAGGTGCCACTGCGCATACCGCGCTCGTGGCCACCGCCGTGCATTTGGGCTTCCAGACGGATGCGCGGCTTGCGACGAACAAACAAGGCACCAATACCTTTGGGGCCGTAGGTCTTATGGGAGGTCAGGCTCATCAAATCGATGGGCAACTGGGTCATGTCAATGTCCACGCGGCCGGTAGCCTGCGCTGCATCCACATGGAAAATCACGCCCTTTTCGCGGCATGCGTTGCCCAAAGCCACTACGTCCTGGATCACGCCGATCTCGTTATTCACAAACATCACACTCGCCAGAATGGTATCGGGGCGGATGGCGGCTTTGAACGTGTCGAGGTTGACCAGC from the Rhodoferax potami genome contains:
- a CDS encoding IscS subfamily cysteine desulfurase — protein: MDTTPHFPIYMDYSATNPCDERVVDAMVPWLRNHFGNPASRSHAWGWEAEAAVEKAREQVASLIGADPREIVWTSGATESNNLAIKGAAQFYKTKGKHIITVKTEHKAVLDTCRELERQGFEVTYLDVQDDGLVNLDTFKAAIRPDTILASVMFVNNEIGVIQDVVALGNACREKGVIFHVDAAQATGRVDIDMTQLPIDLMSLTSHKTYGPKGIGALFVRRKPRIRLEAQMHGGGHERGMRSGTLPTHQIVGMGEAYAIAKAEMHEENKRIKALHDRMLAGLEGIEQVFINGHKEKRVPHNLNMSFNYVEGESLIMGIKGLAVSSGSACTSASLEPSYVLRALGRSDELAHSSLRMTIGRWTTEADIDYAVDTIKQNVAKLRDLSPLWDMYKEGIDLSTIQWAAH